The genomic region GAGTCACTGACCTGATACGTGAGCAATGATCAAGAACAATTACTTGAAAACCGCAGAGAGAAAGATAGTCATTCATGGAATTCTACAAGTCGCCATACAAGCATTTCTGTCTGTGCTTTTTATCCCCAGGATTTCTTCGTCAAAGTGCAACCTGGTTCCAAAGACAAAACGCATAAAGAAACTACATGCTAAAACCTCAGTGATCTTACCATCATCCTTAAAATGCTATAAAATCAAAGttaccatttctttcttttccacaCACGTTGGCTCCTGTAATGGGAACGAGTTCCACATGAAACCGACGTGTGTTGTCCTGAATGCCATATTATTGGAGTCATGTTTTGTCTAAACTAATAACTGCTTAGGCATGCATGATTCAGCGACGTGATTGAAACGGCCTGACAGATCCTTGCTCTGCAAACAGACCGGAGAGGAGTTTTGTGCTATCATCAGTACAAATGTGCCCTTCATGGCCagccctcttttctttttgtgtgtgtgtgtgtgtgtgtgcagatttgAGTGGAAATCATGCAGAGAGAAGGCCAGCCTGCTGGATGGGGGAGCAGAGGGCAGGTTGCGTGTTTTCCGCTGATGTGTGCATCAGGGAACAGAGATGAAGCGTATAAATTCTGAGAGCTGATGGTCAGAGTGGGACAAGGCTCTTGGTACCAGCTGTGACACCCAGCACCTCAACTCAAAAGGTGAGTGACCACAGACACTGTTTTTTAGCACAATCGGACTCATACCTTTCGTGAAAGGTGTTTGTTAAGGctttcatttctctctttgCTCTTCAGGTCTCAGCACAAACCATCATGGAAGCTGCCATCTGCACCATTGTTACCCAGTTCAAGACTCACGCTGGGAAAGATGGGTCCTCCAGCACCCTGAGCAAAGACGAATTCCAAAACCTGGTGACCTCCCAGCTGCCCAACTATGTCAAGGTAAATCTAAGAAGTTCTTCTGAGCCACTTTGCCGGCCATCTATTTTATATCTGACACTACAGATAGAGATCAAAGAGACTGTAGTTTATGATGGCACTGCTCTGTTATTCACACATATTACTGTGGTTATATTGATTAGACATGTGACTGCTCATCCTTCGTTTTACCTTCTCTTAAGaattaacatcatcatcatcatcatcatgtcaaATGTTTGATTCAGAGCCATGTTTCTACGCTGTTTGTTAGTGCATGACATGTCATCATGAGGTCTCATGCTGCATCATAGAAAACGTGAGCTGAAGCTCATTTTATATGTCAATCGAACAGTTATCTTTTCCCATTACgtattaaatgtaatacaaaacaCCAATATCCCATCTTAAATCAACATGATATGATGTGCAGTAATGTATTAACATTGTCTGGGGAAAAGAATGTATTACCAGAGCTGTAACTACCAAACCTTTAATAGTTTaactaaataatttaaatgattaacCCAATATCACATTTGTCACAAATGTATGTGAGCATAATGTTGGATTGTGCCTCTATGAAAGTAGAATGGAAATAATCAGAAAAACAAGTCAGACACAGTGCAAAGTATGGCACAATTTAACATAAAGTGATTGAATACAGGTTTTATAATCACCACTGGAATTGATGTGTGGTTCACAAAttcatatatacaatatatatatataacatgtaatcaaacacaataacacatgCTTTCGTCATCAGGAAACTAGGTGATGCTGTAAATAGTTGGTAATTGTCTACTTGCTACTACACTCAACCATTAGGTGGCAGGACAGTCTTTGCAGAGCAGGTTGGTTGCTGTTGCAGTTCAGGGTGATCTCATTGTGATCAgggtctcttcctctctctgatcaCCCACAGAACGCCAGTGATCCCGGGGCCATCGAGCAGCTCATGGGCTCGCTGGATGAAAACAACGATGGGGAGCTGAATTTCTCCGAGTTCTGGCAGCTGATTGGAAAGCTGGCGAGCAAACAGGGAGGTTTCGGCCAGTAGAGGGGCAGCCCGCCTTCGTCTGTCAAGTGTGGGCCTTGAGCAGATTGCGCAACGCAAATCAAACCCAATCGAAGCTGTCAAACTGTTAAATCAAAGGCTTTCGAATGCTTTCATCGTCCCACCAGTGCCACATgtgtaactctttagttaaccATTTCGTGAATGCCGGGAACTTTGAATTAAAGGCTTCATTGTCTTATATCCTCAGCCACTGACTCCTGTCATTCATTCACCACATTGTACGATGTACAGGCACCCACATTTGAGCAGGAGGGAGTGTATTACAGCCTTTATTTAGGGGGCCTGTAATCCTATATGCGTTACCGCCGCCACAAATACTCCATCCAGACCATATCTTGTTCCATAGAGCTTCATAAGCCTGTACAAAGCGGCCTGTCCAAGCGTCAAGGTTTTCACTGTCTGTCCCTGAGGCCTCAGTGGACTGTGTAATGGGGATGTGTGGACCAAGTACACCCCCATTATGATTGGGACATTGGAGCGATGTAGTTTcatttgcattgtttgtttAGCTATATTCATTATTGGTGTTACAGGGTCACTTTGTATTCATTCTGATGTCTAGGTGAAGTTACCGTATGTGTGCTGGCCTTCTGCCCAGCAGTTTAATAGCCATGCACGCCCGTTTTAATTCTGTAAATGAGTGACGGTGCTCCTTGGTCATTTTTAAAAACGCAGATCTTTCGACAGATAAGACAACGTGACCTTTGTAGCAAGTTACACATGCTCAGGTGCCAGATTGGGAGGAGCGATGATGGGTAAATGATTCAGCAGCTTTaaaatgagagacaatgagagcaGGACGTCTGTCTTGTGTGCACTGTTTGTGTGGGGAAGTCATGTTAGTGAGCAGGCAAGAGCTTCCCCATGCAGCTTGGATCTCACAGAAAGTAACACCAGTGAGACTTCATTTCAATTtaattggggaaaaaaacaacttttgccACCCACACTGGCTTTAGTATTTTCATCGAAGATTATTTGTCAGTTGGGAAAAGCTTGGCCCTCCAACACAATTAACCAAATTAAAGTAGCTGCCTCTTCTATTAAAAACTGGGATTTGGTTCATGTGGGCTGCTTTTGTTGGCGCAAAGTGCATTTTGCATGTGCGTCACTTGAATGCATCTATAtttgtaaacaaaaaacactgaaacatcttccctaaaatgtatgtaaatcaTGGATGATAGCTGTAGACGTGTTTTTCTGCGTCTTCATTTAATAAGTGAAATACTTTGGAAAGCCACCGAGCCTTACAGATGAAGTAATCCCACCCGCCCCGTCTCCTCGTCCCTGCTGATGAAGCCACAACGCCTGCAAATCACACATGACGTGAAACGGCTGGCCCATGAGCCAAAGATAATGccaataaaaacaaagtataaGGGTTTTGATACACTTTCACTCCCTTTTCCTGAGAGTTCGAGCCGCGCTCGTCCACGTTCCCACTTCTCCATCTCACTCTTCCAGGTACACGCCCTTTGACTTGTCAGGGGGAAAAGTTttagggaaagaaaaaaagaaaaaaaaaagagcctaaATCACGGAAGAGATTCTGCTGTCCTACTAGTTTGGCAACTTCTCTGGGCTCAAAGAGGCGTAGAAAGGCGGAGAAGAGAGCAGAAACTCCTATTTGCGCACATTTATACACTTCAGTTGTCCCGCAGACGGTATACGGTGAGTTGAATGCGTCTTTCTGGATTGTTTTAAGCTTCCCCGGCGTGGAAACGTTGTGCACCAGCGTTGTGTTtgttcatagtttttttttctttcttgttgccACGTTTCGATACTCTTACGAGAGCCATTCCCGAGGAACTTGGTCGCGGTCTGACTGCAGGACGCTTCCAGTGACTCCAGCCCGCAGACGCCTTCAGGGTCACGTTGCATTTGTATAAAGTAGAGTTTATGGCGACAGTTGGTGGTTTTTCCGCTTCTCTGGACGGTTTTATTGGCGGTGTTTGATGGCCAactgctctctgtctgtctctcggaaagatatttgatatttttcatGTGGAGCAGTTGTCAGGTTTCCGATCAATTGCAAGCAGCCTCGGGAAAATTGAACTGACTTGAGGTGACAGAGTATTGAGCTTACGTGGTATATCCAGTGGGCATCCGGGTCGCGCG from Cyclopterus lumpus isolate fCycLum1 chromosome 11, fCycLum1.pri, whole genome shotgun sequence harbors:
- the s100a11 gene encoding protein S100-A11; this translates as MEAAICTIVTQFKTHAGKDGSSSTLSKDEFQNLVTSQLPNYVKNASDPGAIEQLMGSLDENNDGELNFSEFWQLIGKLASKQGGFGQ